Genomic DNA from Pseudophaeobacter arcticus DSM 23566:
CGGCCATCGCTGCGGCAGCTGGCCTGCCGTGCTCCGCTGTGTCCCTGGCGAATGGACCCGGAGCGCGGCGCAAAGCGGATGCGAAAGGCAGAGCTGCGGCCATCGGCGAGAAACTGAATATCAGGCCTGCCACTGCTGGCGGCGGCGCTGCCCTGCGAATGCAGCGGTATAAACTGCACCCGCCCCTGCCAGCGCTGCTGCCGGGGCGAGATCTGCCAGGCCTGGTCCTGCCCCAAAGCCGGATCATAGCCCCCCTGGCCGACCTGATTGCTGGCCTGACGGCTGGCCAGCCGCAGCCCTTCGGGTTCGATGATCAGGCCACGGCTGCTCTGACCGGTGATGGCCAATTGGCGCATCTGCTCGAACTGGCGTTGAAACAGCGCCATGTCCTGCGTCGCCGGGGT
This window encodes:
- a CDS encoding prepilin-type N-terminal cleavage/methylation domain-containing protein, with protein sequence MDPELEPDSDRNDAGFTLIELLVSIAVLSVLALGATLALPRGSTPATQDMALFQRQFEQMRQLAITGQSSRGLIIEPEGLRLASRQASNQVGQGGYDPALGQDQAWQISPRQQRWQGRVQFIPLHSQGSAAASSGRPDIQFLADGRSSAFRIRFAPRSGSIRQGHSGARQASCRSDGRTGLICDSS